Proteins co-encoded in one Dehalogenimonas sp. WBC-2 genomic window:
- a CDS encoding Valyl-tRNA synthetase, which produces MSDLQKTELLKAYEPSQVEDKWYSFWMAKGYFKPRIDSDKEPFTIIMPPPNVTGELHLGHALTATLEDIMTRWHRMKGEPTLWLPGVDHAGIAAQVVVERILAKEKRTKYDLGREAFTARMWQWANSCRTTIRKQHMKLGASCDWDREVFTLDPGPSLAVRTTFKSLYDQGLIYRGERIINWCPRCHTAISDLEVDHKDLSGHLWHIRYPLADDPTRFVTVATTRPETMLGDVAVAVNPDDERYKELVGKKLLLPIMNREIPIVADAVVDMTFGTGAVKTTPAHDPTDFDIAQRHGLPLINIFNNDATLNDNAGKYSGLDRYIARKAITEELERLGLLVLVQDYAHSVGHCQRCATVTEPLASLQWFVKMESLAKPAIEVVTSGQIRILPERFIKQYLNWMENIRDWCISRQLWWGHRIPVWYCKACGETIVAIDTPKICPKCCSEKIEQDPDVLDTWFSSGLWPHSTLGWPNETEDLKYFYPTNVMETGYDILTFWVSRMITMGLHNTGKVPFRTVYLHGLIRDEKGEKMSKVKGNVLNPLTLIDQYGTDALRFGITTGNSPGNDIKLSPIRLEAGRNFANKLWNASRFVIGYLDKAEPGIIDQAALPAEDRWILSRLSRTISQAVSFMDDFQFGEAERAIHDFIWGEFCDWYIELSKVRLQSADTTTSPLPVLLKVLDNSLRLLHPFMPFVTEELWQHLRPYLGNVPESIMIAAYPEANLDAVDESAEGFIEGLIEVVKTVRIVRAEHKVEAGHWIPAEIHAGTLATGLEAYKPIIETLARVRPLSIVNDRFSGESDAEKLVLVLKNTELVLPLSGMIDQEAETVRAAKELAETESQVARLSAMLSNKAFVAKAPEQVVTKERAKLEALEDKLKRLRGG; this is translated from the coding sequence ATGTCTGACCTTCAGAAAACAGAGCTTCTCAAAGCTTATGAACCCTCCCAGGTGGAGGACAAGTGGTACTCGTTCTGGATGGCAAAAGGCTATTTCAAGCCGCGTATAGATTCGGACAAGGAACCGTTCACCATCATCATGCCTCCGCCCAACGTAACCGGTGAGCTCCACCTCGGCCACGCCCTGACCGCTACCCTGGAGGACATCATGACCCGCTGGCACCGCATGAAGGGTGAGCCTACTCTATGGCTGCCCGGTGTCGACCACGCTGGCATCGCAGCGCAGGTGGTGGTGGAGAGGATATTGGCTAAAGAAAAAAGGACAAAATATGATTTAGGCCGTGAGGCTTTTACCGCCCGTATGTGGCAGTGGGCCAATTCCTGCCGTACGACCATACGTAAGCAGCACATGAAACTCGGTGCATCCTGTGATTGGGACCGAGAGGTCTTCACTCTGGACCCCGGTCCGTCGCTGGCGGTGCGCACTACCTTCAAAAGCCTCTATGATCAGGGCCTGATCTACCGCGGCGAGCGCATCATCAACTGGTGCCCCCGCTGCCATACCGCTATCTCTGACCTTGAGGTGGACCACAAGGACCTGTCCGGCCACCTGTGGCACATCAGATACCCGCTGGCCGACGACCCGACCCGCTTTGTCACCGTAGCAACCACCCGACCGGAAACGATGCTCGGCGATGTCGCTGTGGCCGTCAATCCGGACGACGAGCGCTACAAAGAACTGGTCGGCAAGAAACTACTACTGCCGATCATGAACCGCGAGATTCCCATCGTCGCCGATGCCGTAGTGGATATGACCTTCGGCACCGGCGCGGTGAAAACCACTCCGGCCCATGACCCGACCGATTTTGACATCGCCCAGCGTCACGGCCTGCCGCTGATAAATATTTTCAATAATGATGCCACCCTTAACGATAATGCGGGGAAATATTCGGGCCTTGACCGCTACATCGCCCGTAAGGCCATCACTGAGGAACTGGAGCGATTGGGACTCCTGGTTCTGGTCCAGGATTATGCCCATTCCGTAGGTCACTGCCAGCGCTGCGCCACGGTTACAGAACCGCTCGCCTCGCTCCAATGGTTTGTCAAGATGGAATCTCTGGCTAAACCGGCCATTGAGGTGGTAACTTCCGGCCAGATCAGGATACTACCGGAACGCTTCATTAAACAATACCTCAATTGGATGGAGAATATCCGTGACTGGTGTATCTCCCGCCAGTTATGGTGGGGCCACCGCATCCCGGTGTGGTACTGCAAGGCTTGCGGCGAGACCATTGTCGCTATTGATACGCCCAAGATCTGCCCTAAGTGCTGTTCAGAGAAAATTGAGCAGGACCCGGATGTCCTCGATACCTGGTTCTCCTCGGGACTGTGGCCGCATTCCACCCTCGGCTGGCCGAATGAGACAGAAGATTTGAAATATTTCTACCCGACGAATGTCATGGAGACCGGCTATGACATCCTGACCTTCTGGGTATCCCGCATGATCACCATGGGGCTGCACAACACCGGCAAGGTACCCTTCCGCACCGTTTATCTTCACGGCCTCATCCGCGACGAGAAGGGCGAGAAGATGAGCAAGGTCAAGGGCAACGTCCTCAACCCACTGACCCTCATCGACCAGTACGGCACCGACGCCCTGCGTTTCGGCATCACCACCGGCAACTCGCCCGGCAACGATATCAAGCTGTCGCCCATCCGTCTGGAGGCCGGGCGCAACTTCGCCAACAAGCTGTGGAACGCCTCCCGATTCGTCATCGGTTATCTTGATAAAGCCGAGCCGGGTATTATCGACCAAGCCGCTCTACCAGCCGAGGACCGCTGGATACTATCGCGCCTCAGCCGCACAATTTCCCAGGCTGTCTCCTTCATGGATGATTTCCAGTTCGGCGAGGCCGAGCGTGCCATTCATGATTTCATCTGGGGCGAGTTCTGCGACTGGTACATTGAGTTGTCCAAAGTACGGTTGCAGTCCGCCGACACCACCACGTCCCCGCTGCCGGTGCTTCTCAAGGTGCTCGACAACTCCCTGCGATTGCTGCATCCCTTCATGCCTTTCGTCACCGAGGAACTGTGGCAGCATCTGCGGCCTTATCTCGGCAATGTGCCGGAGTCCATCATGATCGCCGCCTATCCCGAAGCCAATCTCGATGCTGTCGACGAGTCCGCCGAGGGTTTTATCGAGGGCTTGATCGAGGTCGTCAAAACCGTTCGCATTGTCCGCGCCGAGCATAAAGTAGAGGCCGGACACTGGATACCCGCCGAAATCCACGCCGGAACACTGGCCACCGGCCTAGAAGCCTATAAACCGATCATCGAGACTCTGGCCCGCGTCCGCCCGCTTTCTATAGTGAACGACCGCTTCTCCGGTGAAAGCGACGCTGAGAAGCTGGTGCTGGTGCTTAAAAACACCGAACTCGTCCTGCCCCTGTCCGGCATGATCGACCAGGAAGCTGAGACCGTCCGCGCCGCCAAAGAGCTCGCCGAGACCGAATCCCAGGTCGCACGTCTCTCCGCCATGCTGAGCAACAAAGCCTTCGTCGCCAAAGCACCGGAACAGGTCGTCACCAAGGAACGGGCCAAACTGGAGGCTCTGGAGGATAAACTTAAACGGTTGAGGGGAGGGTAA
- a CDS encoding aspartyl/glutamyl-tRNA(Asn/Gln) amidotransferase subunit C: protein MELTREEVLHIARLARLGIDDVEIDRLQGELSNILENFTVLSQVNTDGVPPTAHTVAQCNVLGYDEPAPSLTTEDVLSNAPDRDGDFFRIHAVLE, encoded by the coding sequence ATGGAACTGACTAGAGAAGAAGTCCTGCACATCGCCCGGCTGGCGCGCCTCGGCATAGATGACGTCGAGATCGACCGCTTGCAGGGTGAGCTTTCAAATATCCTGGAGAATTTCACCGTGCTCTCCCAGGTGAACACCGACGGTGTGCCACCGACGGCCCATACCGTCGCCCAGTGCAACGTCCTTGGCTACGATGAACCAGCCCCGTCACTTACGACGGAGGATGTTCTGTCCAATGCCCCCGACCGTGACGGCGATTTCTTCCGTATCCACGCCGTGCTTGAATAA
- a CDS encoding aspartyl/glutamyl-tRNA(Asn/Glu) amidotransferase subunit A, with protein MTIDVSSLTIVESRKLLDAKEISAAELTRAYLDRIDIVDDKIQALMTITREEAIVQAKAADAAIARGEAVALTGIPVVLKDVLCTKGIRTTCSSKMLENFIPPYDAAVVERLKSRGAVIIAKANMDEFAMGSSTENSAYFTTHNPWDLTRVPGGSSGGSAAAVSAGEAPAALGSDTGGSIRQPASFCSVTGLKPTYGLVSRYGLIAFGSSLDQIGPLTQDVADSALMLNAIAGYDPRDSTSVPQPEEDYFGCLGNSVKGMRIGIPKEYFAQGVTSEVDAAVKAALKVYETLGCSIEECSLPTTSYALAVYYIIAPSEASANLARYDGVKYGFSYKDTDSMWEAMEKTRAIGFGPEVKRRIMLGTYALSAGYYDAWYVKAQKVRTVIRREFDAAFEKYDALITPTAPSVPFKIGEKASDPFSMYLSDICTIPVNIAGLPGISIQAGFSDNLPIGLQIIGKPFAEKTIFNLGHAFQQNTDWHKRRPKL; from the coding sequence TTGACCATAGACGTTAGCTCACTTACCATCGTCGAGTCCCGGAAACTTCTGGACGCCAAGGAGATCTCTGCCGCAGAGCTCACCCGTGCCTACCTCGATCGCATCGATATCGTCGATGACAAGATCCAGGCGCTGATGACCATCACCCGTGAAGAAGCCATCGTCCAGGCCAAAGCCGCCGATGCCGCCATCGCCCGCGGCGAGGCCGTCGCTCTGACCGGTATTCCGGTGGTACTCAAAGACGTTCTCTGCACTAAGGGCATCCGCACCACCTGCTCCTCAAAGATGCTTGAAAACTTCATCCCGCCCTATGATGCCGCCGTCGTTGAGCGCCTGAAAAGCCGCGGTGCCGTCATCATCGCCAAGGCCAACATGGACGAGTTCGCCATGGGCTCTTCGACCGAGAATTCGGCCTACTTCACCACCCACAATCCTTGGGATCTAACCCGCGTTCCCGGCGGTTCCAGCGGTGGTTCGGCCGCGGCCGTTTCCGCAGGAGAAGCCCCTGCGGCTTTAGGTTCCGACACCGGCGGCAGCATCCGCCAGCCAGCCAGTTTCTGTTCTGTCACCGGCCTCAAACCGACCTACGGGCTGGTTTCCCGCTACGGTCTTATCGCCTTCGGTTCTTCGCTCGATCAGATCGGCCCGTTGACCCAGGACGTGGCGGACTCGGCGCTTATGCTTAATGCCATCGCCGGTTACGACCCGCGTGATTCGACTTCTGTGCCGCAGCCGGAAGAGGACTACTTCGGATGCCTCGGTAACAGCGTCAAGGGTATGCGCATCGGTATACCCAAAGAATATTTTGCACAGGGCGTCACGTCTGAGGTTGATGCCGCCGTCAAAGCCGCCCTCAAAGTATACGAGACACTGGGCTGCTCCATCGAAGAATGTTCTTTACCAACCACCAGTTATGCTCTGGCCGTCTATTACATCATCGCCCCGTCAGAAGCCTCGGCTAACCTGGCCCGCTACGACGGCGTCAAGTACGGCTTCTCCTACAAGGACACCGACAGCATGTGGGAGGCTATGGAGAAGACCCGGGCCATAGGATTCGGTCCGGAGGTTAAGCGCCGCATCATGCTCGGCACTTACGCCCTGTCCGCCGGTTACTATGATGCCTGGTATGTTAAAGCCCAGAAGGTGCGTACCGTCATCCGCCGAGAGTTTGACGCCGCCTTTGAGAAGTATGATGCCCTAATCACCCCCACCGCCCCGAGCGTGCCCTTTAAGATTGGCGAAAAGGCCTCAGACCCATTCTCGATGTACCTTTCAGACATCTGCACCATCCCGGTCAACATCGCCGGGCTGCCGGGCATCTCAATCCAAGCCGGATTCTCCGATAACCTGCCCATTGGCCTTCAGATCATCGGCAAACCCTTCGCCGAGAAGACCATTTTCAATCTTGGTCATGCCTTCCAGCAAAACACCGACTGGCACAAGCGCCGCCCGAAGCTCTAA
- a CDS encoding peptidase M42 family, which yields MDKIELLLKELTEASGVPGYEGGVCRIMKRQLSKLGQVSGDKLGSVICVQKGREAAPRILMAAHMDEIGFMVKLITQEGFIKFVPLGGWPNQHMVAQRVCIETSMGQVTGVIGAPPPHLLPQKERNVTFEKKDMYIDIGATSKAEVEAAGVKVGDAIVPISEFSVLSVKQPTYMAKAFDDRVGCAMLISAMELLADEDHPNTVFGVGTVQEEVGLRGAATSVELVSPDVAIILDIGPIGDVPGIKADESVTRLGGGPNLVVYDTRMIPNLKLRDLVISTAKDLDIPLQLDTLEFGGYDGGVIHLYRSGVPTVVIALPTRHAHSHNSIVRRDDFDRAVILVTALVRKLDGATVSGLCD from the coding sequence ATGGATAAAATTGAATTACTGCTAAAAGAACTTACGGAGGCCAGTGGTGTTCCCGGCTATGAGGGCGGCGTTTGCCGCATTATGAAAAGGCAATTGAGTAAGTTAGGCCAAGTATCCGGTGACAAACTAGGCAGTGTCATATGTGTTCAGAAAGGCAGAGAAGCCGCACCGCGCATCCTAATGGCTGCTCACATGGATGAGATTGGCTTCATGGTGAAACTCATCACTCAGGAAGGATTCATCAAATTCGTGCCCCTGGGCGGTTGGCCTAACCAGCACATGGTGGCGCAGCGAGTGTGTATAGAGACATCAATGGGGCAGGTTACCGGCGTAATCGGTGCCCCGCCACCGCATCTTTTACCGCAAAAAGAACGCAATGTGACTTTTGAAAAGAAGGATATGTATATCGACATCGGTGCCACCTCCAAAGCTGAGGTTGAAGCTGCAGGAGTGAAAGTCGGTGATGCCATAGTGCCCATAAGTGAATTTAGCGTGTTATCGGTCAAGCAGCCGACTTATATGGCAAAGGCTTTTGATGACCGTGTCGGCTGCGCCATGCTGATTTCGGCAATGGAATTGCTGGCTGATGAAGATCACCCCAATACTGTCTTTGGCGTGGGCACAGTGCAGGAAGAAGTGGGCCTACGAGGCGCCGCCACCAGTGTTGAGTTGGTGTCGCCTGATGTGGCGATTATTTTGGACATTGGCCCGATAGGTGATGTGCCGGGAATCAAGGCTGACGAATCGGTGACGCGTCTTGGCGGCGGGCCAAACTTGGTAGTTTATGACACAAGAATGATCCCCAACCTCAAGCTTAGGGATTTAGTCATTAGCACCGCGAAGGACCTGGACATTCCGCTGCAATTGGATACGCTTGAGTTTGGCGGATATGATGGCGGCGTCATCCATTTATATAGGAGCGGTGTTCCGACGGTGGTTATTGCCCTGCCGACGCGACACGCTCACAGTCACAATTCAATTGTTAGACGTGATGATTTTGACCGTGCTGTAATCTTGGTGACGGCTCTGGTGCGGAAGCTAGATGGGGCAACGGTATCCGGTTTGTGTGATTAG
- a CDS encoding Zn-dependent hydrolase (Zn-dependent hydrolase, RNA-metabolising, CPSF 100 kDa analog) produces MMVIEYGDDIIVIDCGLMFPEEDMPGIDLVIPDVQYLVERKDKVRGIVITHGHEDHIGALPYILPQLDVPIYCAPLPHGLISVKLKEARVHTPQIHEVKPGDVIPLGNFSVEFVAMCHSIPDAAGLIIRTPIGTIVHSGDFKLDYTPVGCRTSDLARLAQVGAEGVLLLLADSTHVEIPGYTPSEKVVGETISAIMSTAPGRVLVTTFASLVARIQQVMDAAIQFNRKIFIAGRGMNDIVKMALKLGYLKAPDGLIGELSEMHRLPPNRVALITTGSQGEPTSALVRIANREHREVQIKKGDTVIISASPIPGNESVVAKTIDSLFKQGAQVYYDRIAKVHVHGHASQEELKLLQSLIRPQYFVPVHGEYRHLKLHAQLAESMGVAPEKVFILEDGDILELSGDGGRIAGHVPAGNVYVDGLSVGDINGVVLRNRKMLSQDGIVVAIVTLDAESGHLAVRPDIVSRGFVDPEIGRALIEESRDVVTQMFQDEVQRISDSTVISNRVRDLLSKFYYERTRRRPMVLPVLVTV; encoded by the coding sequence ATGATGGTCATTGAATATGGTGACGATATTATCGTCATTGACTGCGGCCTGATGTTCCCCGAGGAAGATATGCCGGGCATAGATCTGGTGATACCGGATGTGCAATACCTGGTAGAGCGTAAAGACAAGGTACGCGGCATTGTTATCACCCACGGTCATGAAGACCATATAGGTGCGCTGCCTTACATTTTGCCTCAACTTGACGTGCCTATCTACTGTGCTCCGCTGCCTCATGGCTTGATTTCAGTCAAACTCAAAGAAGCCAGGGTGCACACTCCCCAAATCCATGAAGTGAAGCCCGGTGATGTCATCCCCCTGGGAAATTTCAGCGTCGAGTTTGTGGCCATGTGTCATTCCATCCCCGATGCGGCAGGGCTGATCATCCGCACTCCCATCGGCACTATCGTCCACTCCGGTGATTTCAAATTAGACTATACCCCGGTGGGTTGCCGCACCTCAGATCTGGCGCGGCTGGCGCAGGTCGGTGCTGAGGGTGTTTTACTGCTTCTGGCTGATTCAACCCATGTTGAGATACCGGGCTATACCCCTTCAGAGAAGGTGGTGGGAGAGACTATCTCCGCTATCATGTCAACGGCTCCAGGGCGGGTGTTGGTGACAACTTTCGCCTCGCTGGTAGCTAGGATTCAACAGGTGATGGATGCCGCAATTCAGTTTAACCGGAAAATATTTATCGCCGGACGCGGCATGAACGATATTGTAAAGATGGCGCTCAAACTGGGCTACCTGAAAGCACCGGACGGCCTTATCGGAGAGCTTTCGGAGATGCACCGTCTACCGCCGAACCGTGTCGCCTTAATTACCACCGGCTCCCAGGGTGAGCCGACTTCAGCGCTGGTGCGTATCGCCAACCGTGAGCATCGGGAGGTGCAAATTAAGAAAGGCGATACAGTTATCATTTCCGCTTCGCCTATTCCCGGCAATGAATCGGTAGTGGCCAAGACCATCGACAGCCTGTTCAAACAGGGGGCGCAGGTCTACTATGACCGCATCGCCAAAGTGCATGTTCACGGCCATGCTTCCCAGGAAGAGTTGAAGTTATTACAAAGTCTTATCAGGCCTCAATACTTCGTGCCGGTGCACGGCGAATACCGTCATCTGAAATTACATGCGCAATTGGCTGAAAGTATGGGCGTTGCGCCTGAGAAAGTCTTTATCCTTGAAGACGGTGATATTCTGGAGCTCTCCGGTGATGGTGGACGGATTGCCGGCCACGTTCCGGCGGGGAATGTCTATGTCGATGGATTGTCGGTTGGTGATATCAACGGCGTAGTCCTTCGTAACCGTAAAATGCTTTCTCAGGATGGCATTGTAGTAGCTATTGTTACCTTGGATGCAGAGTCCGGGCATTTGGCGGTCCGCCCGGATATTGTGTCCCGTGGTTTTGTTGACCCGGAGATTGGCCGGGCGCTTATAGAAGAAAGCCGCGATGTGGTGACCCAGATGTTTCAAGACGAAGTGCAGCGTATTTCAGACTCCACCGTCATTTCTAACCGGGTTCGTGATCTGTTGTCCAAGTTCTATTATGAGCGGACACGGCGCCGCCCGATGGTCTTGCCGGTGCTGGTGACAGTCTAA
- a CDS encoding uracil-DNA glycosylase family 4: MADAIALETLAGEIRCCQLCELAKTRTCAVPGEGNPHTEIMFIGEAPGLNEDRTGRPFVGAAGQFLTQLLTSIGLKREDVYITNIVKSRPPGNRDPLPEEIAACKPWLDQQLEIIKPKVIVTLGRFSMSRFFPGQTISRIHGQAEDRKDFICFPMYHPAAALHQGNLRAVIEADMAKLPKILEEIKKREHPTPIKIQPPETASRQLDLFNF, translated from the coding sequence ATGGCTGATGCCATTGCTCTTGAAACGCTGGCCGGGGAAATCCGTTGTTGCCAGCTTTGTGAACTGGCTAAAACAAGAACCTGTGCTGTTCCCGGTGAAGGCAACCCTCATACTGAGATCATGTTTATCGGCGAGGCTCCTGGCCTTAATGAAGACCGGACCGGGCGGCCGTTCGTGGGGGCGGCGGGGCAGTTTCTAACCCAATTGCTCACTTCTATCGGCCTAAAACGTGAAGACGTTTACATAACTAACATCGTAAAAAGCCGGCCGCCGGGGAATCGTGACCCGCTGCCGGAGGAAATAGCCGCCTGTAAGCCCTGGCTGGACCAGCAATTGGAGATAATCAAGCCTAAGGTCATTGTTACTTTAGGCCGGTTTTCCATGAGCCGCTTCTTTCCCGGGCAAACCATCAGCCGCATTCACGGTCAGGCGGAAGATCGCAAAGATTTTATCTGCTTCCCGATGTATCACCCGGCGGCGGCGCTGCATCAAGGCAATCTCCGGGCGGTCATCGAGGCAGATATGGCAAAATTACCAAAAATACTTGAGGAAATAAAAAAACGTGAACACCCAACTCCCATCAAAATCCAACCGCCGGAGACGGCCTCCAGGCAACTCGACCTTTTCAACTTCTAA
- a CDS encoding McbG-like protein produces the protein MSFPKKTYYRQIFTGLSISNETIEKREFEECEFHRCSFVDCKFEACKFLNCKLQECSISAIKPSNSRFLDVKFLTSKVIGFDWARVVVIEDLAFTDCQINYSNFRLLKLPGLKLINCEAKEVDFIETDLSNGTFTKTDFENSLFFRTNLSNADFRGAKNYSIDARNNTLKKTRFAMPEALALLDGLDIILE, from the coding sequence GTGAGTTTTCCTAAAAAAACCTATTACCGTCAAATCTTTACCGGATTGTCTATTTCAAATGAGACTATCGAGAAAAGGGAATTTGAAGAGTGTGAATTTCACCGATGCAGCTTCGTGGATTGTAAGTTTGAGGCCTGTAAGTTCCTCAACTGCAAGTTACAGGAATGCAGCATCAGCGCCATTAAGCCTTCTAATTCCCGTTTTTTGGACGTGAAATTCCTGACTTCTAAAGTCATCGGTTTTGATTGGGCCAGAGTAGTTGTAATCGAGGACCTGGCGTTTACTGACTGCCAGATCAACTATTCCAACTTCAGATTGCTCAAACTGCCCGGCTTAAAGTTGATCAATTGTGAAGCCAAAGAGGTAGATTTTATTGAGACCGATCTTAGTAACGGCACCTTCACTAAAACCGATTTTGAAAATAGCCTGTTTTTCAGGACCAACCTTTCCAATGCCGATTTCCGGGGCGCAAAAAACTATTCGATAGATGCCCGCAACAACACCCTTAAAAAGACCAGATTTGCCATGCCCGAAGCTCTGGCGCTGCTTGACGGCCTCGATATTATTCTGGAATAG
- a CDS encoding mobile element protein: protein MKHIYVENYFKSGYNRFMQYINNILNHTQRKSIETRLRIIEFCDQFGFEATRSAYGKSRSTIYLWKQKLKQGGGKLSALAPGDKSPLHKRKRSVEPFIRDFIVRYRNQHPGADKTTITPVLGIACNSAGIKAVSESTIGRIIHDLKQSGRLPKATKLRINARSGRLIAREARPAVKKTRRKGFIPHQPGDLIQIDTVHLFIDGLRRYMFTAIDVRTRFAFAYVYPSNSSTHGSDFLNKFLTVAPFTVSRIQTDNGSEFQKHFHNACNKKSLVHFFNYPRHPQSNGHLERFNRTIQEQFAYWHIDELDDLQVFNRTMMDYLLWYNTERPHRGIGKLPPLRYYLDQFVKDLSLSNMIWTLTPH from the coding sequence TTGAAACATATTTATGTGGAAAATTACTTCAAAAGCGGCTATAACCGCTTTATGCAGTACATCAATAACATTTTAAACCATACCCAGCGTAAGTCTATTGAAACCAGGCTTAGGATAATCGAGTTCTGCGACCAGTTTGGCTTCGAAGCTACCCGAAGCGCCTATGGCAAAAGCCGAAGTACAATCTATCTCTGGAAACAGAAACTAAAGCAAGGCGGCGGCAAACTCTCCGCACTTGCCCCAGGCGATAAGTCCCCTCTGCACAAAAGAAAACGCTCAGTCGAGCCCTTTATCCGTGACTTCATCGTCCGTTATCGTAACCAGCACCCCGGAGCCGACAAGACTACCATTACCCCAGTTCTGGGTATTGCCTGTAATTCAGCCGGCATAAAAGCTGTGTCTGAATCAACCATCGGCCGAATAATTCATGATCTTAAGCAAAGCGGCAGGCTACCCAAAGCAACTAAACTCCGTATCAACGCCAGAAGCGGCAGACTAATAGCCAGGGAAGCCAGACCCGCGGTGAAGAAAACCCGCCGAAAGGGCTTTATTCCTCACCAACCCGGTGATTTGATCCAGATTGATACCGTTCATCTTTTTATTGATGGCTTAAGGCGTTACATGTTTACAGCCATTGATGTGCGCACCCGCTTTGCCTTTGCCTATGTCTATCCATCCAATTCCTCAACTCACGGCAGTGATTTCTTAAATAAGTTCCTCACTGTGGCACCATTCACTGTAAGCAGGATCCAGACCGATAATGGCAGTGAGTTTCAAAAGCACTTCCATAATGCCTGTAACAAAAAAAGCCTGGTGCATTTCTTCAACTACCCCAGACACCCCCAGTCAAATGGTCATCTGGAGCGTTTCAACCGTACTATCCAGGAGCAGTTTGCTTACTGGCATATAGATGAACTGGATGACCTGCAAGTCTTTAATCGCACTATGATGGACTATTTGCTGTGGTACAACACCGAAAGACCTCACCGCGGTATTGGCAAATTGCCACCTCTGCGTTATTATCTGGACCAGTTTGTCAAAGACCTTTCTCTGTCCAATATGATATGGACGCTTACACCCCATTGA
- a CDS encoding putative DNA-binding protein (putative DNA-binding protein in cluster with type I restriction-modification system), whose translation MNISDATGRGEIILFQDTSGNISVNVRLERETVWLNLNQMAELFERDNSVISRHLLKVFKEGELERHSVVAKYATTASDGKTYQVEYFNLDAILSVGYRVNSRRGTLFRIWATSVLREHIIRGYTVNQVRLKELNQAVKLIADTAKRRDISSDEALALLGVVGEYNQAMGLLDDYDHQRVTKSHPQGKLVRTLEYEEAQRIVAQLRSRFGASNVFGIEKDKGMASALGAIMQTAGGEDVYPSLEEKAAHLLYFLVKNHAFVDGNKRIAAALFLWFLEINGALRTPDGEPRISNASLVAITLMIAASRPVEKEVLVRIVTHLMCENCDR comes from the coding sequence TTGAACATATCCGATGCGACGGGGCGCGGGGAAATAATTCTATTCCAAGACACTAGCGGTAATATCTCAGTAAATGTGCGGTTGGAACGAGAAACGGTCTGGCTAAACCTCAACCAGATGGCTGAACTGTTTGAACGTGACAATTCCGTGATTTCACGCCACCTTCTAAAGGTGTTTAAAGAGGGAGAATTGGAAAGACACTCAGTTGTTGCAAAATATGCAACAACTGCCTCGGATGGCAAGACTTATCAAGTTGAATACTTCAATCTGGACGCAATACTGTCAGTTGGTTATCGTGTTAACTCCAGGAGGGGTACTCTGTTCCGCATCTGGGCCACCAGCGTTCTGCGGGAACACATCATCCGGGGATACACCGTAAACCAGGTTCGACTGAAGGAATTGAATCAGGCAGTGAAGCTGATTGCTGATACTGCCAAGCGCCGTGATATCTCCAGTGATGAAGCTCTGGCACTGTTAGGCGTGGTGGGTGAATATAACCAAGCCATGGGACTGCTTGATGATTACGACCACCAACGCGTAACGAAGTCTCATCCTCAAGGTAAACTGGTACGAACTCTTGAATACGAAGAAGCACAGCGGATTGTTGCCCAGTTGCGTTCACGATTCGGGGCATCTAATGTCTTTGGGATAGAAAAAGACAAAGGAATGGCCAGTGCCCTGGGTGCCATTATGCAGACGGCGGGCGGCGAAGATGTGTATCCCAGCCTGGAAGAGAAAGCCGCCCATTTGCTTTATTTTTTGGTGAAGAACCACGCCTTTGTGGATGGTAACAAGCGTATTGCGGCAGCTCTGTTTCTCTGGTTTTTAGAAATTAACGGCGCGTTGCGCACACCTGACGGAGAACCGCGAATCTCCAATGCCTCACTAGTAGCCATTACACTAATGATTGCTGCAAGCCGTCCAGTTGAAAAAGAAGTGCTGGTGCGCATTGTAACCCATCTAATGTGCGAAAATTGCGATAGATAA